A stretch of the Malus domestica chromosome 08, GDT2T_hap1 genome encodes the following:
- the LOC103440222 gene encoding F-box protein SKIP23-like: MEVDWTQLPPELAESISKKLTIYADYLRFRVVCHSWRASVPKTPHHLPPQLPWLMLPQSQPNQSHRAFFNLSNSRVHFLHLPEASHRKRRCGSSHGWLVILDETPSVLLVNPLTRAKRHLPPLSTFPNVVRFDYSDVGREYALVSPSGDVYTRSLTQMRDSFLKKVVLSSSPLEARGFTFTAVAIVNQTGDLAFCRDGDQTWTFIDGAQSYSEDVVSADGLFYAVDKKGTVAECDVNGPSPPRVRLIRTPRLEDADMRYLVSSGDDLLLVSRYLEIDYGFLVDNANVNYRTAKFDVFRMNWLGERWDKVENLGDRMVFIGENSSFSLSASDFPGSLGNCVYFTDDYSESNNESGVWGYDSGIFKLWDGTIQELPPYPRNSNYEVHWPAGSLPLWVTPNPC; the protein is encoded by the coding sequence ATGGAGGTGGATTGGACCCAACTACCACCGGAGCTCGCCGAATCAATCTCCAAAAAGCTCACAATCTACGCCGACTACCTCCGATTCCGGGTGGTGTGTCACAGCTGGCGAGCCTCCGTCCCCAAAACCCCGCACCACCTCCCTCCCCAGCTCCCCTGGCTGATGCTCCCCCAATCCCAGCCCAACCAATCCCACCGCGCCTTCTTCAACCTCTCTAACAGCAGAGTCCACTTCCTCCACCTTCCAGAAGCTTCTCACCGTAAGCGCCGCTGCGGCTCCTCCCACGGATGGCTCGTCATCCTCGACGAAACCCCTTCCGTCCTCCTCGTTAACCCCCTCACGCGCGCCAAGCGCCACCTCCCTCCGCTCTCCACCTTCCCCAACGTTGTTCGATTTGATTACTCCGATGTTGGCCGAGAATACGCCCTCGTATCCCCGTCTGGTGACGTCTACACGCGCAGCCTGACCCAAATGCGCGATTCGTTTCTGAAAAAGGTCGTCCTTTCTTCGAGTCCTCTGGAAGCCAGGGGCTTCACCTTCACCGCCGTAGCGATTGTCAATCAAACCGGCGACTTGGCGTTTTGCAGGGACGGAGACCAGACCTGGACTTTTATCGACGGCGCACAGTCGTATTCCGAGGATGTCGTATCTGCCGACGGTTTGTTTTACGCCGTCGACAAGAAGGGCACCGTGGCGGAGTGCGATGTTAATGGTCCGTCTCCGCCTAGGGTCAGGTTAATCCGAACGCCGAGACTAGAGGATGCCGACATGCGATATTTGGTGAGTTCAGGGGATGATTTGTTGTTGGTGAGTCGGTATTTGGAGATTGATTATGGTTTTCTGGTGGACAATGCAAATGTGAATTACAGGACAGCGAAATTTGATGTTTTCAGGATGAATTGGTTGGGGGAGAGGTGGGACAAGGTTGAGAACTTGGGTGATAGGATGGTGTTTATCGGCGAAAACTCATCGTTTTCATTGTCGGCGTCTGATTTTCCGGGAAGTCTTGGAAACTGCGTTTATTTCACAGACGATTATTCGGAATCAAACAATGAGAGCGGAGTCTGGGGATATGATTCGGGCATTTTCAAATTGTGGGATGGAACAATTCAAGAGTTGCCCCCTTATCCAAGGAATTCAAATTATGAGGTGCATTGGCCTGCCGGCTCTCTGCCTCTTTGGGTCACTCCAAATCCATGCTGA
- the LOC103410446 gene encoding uncharacterized protein codes for MNYFSSPSIPTLSLSDQQHLLEKLQVFNIQGRDKHGRNVLRIVGKFFPARSVTNEAVNKYLEEKIFPKLGETAFFSVVYVHTDVNRGDNFPGISTLRSIYEAIPTAVKDRLQAVYFLHPGLQAKLFLATFGRLLFTGGLYKKLKYVQRLEFLWNQVRRNEVEVPEFVHDYDEELEYRPIMDYGLESDHPRVYEASSFASSTTSSMLDWPAVSMYSMRCIA; via the exons atgaattaTTTTTCTTCCCCTTCTATACCAACACTCTCTCTGTCAGACCAGCAACACCTCCTTGAGAAACTTCAAGTGTTTAACATCCAAGGCCGGGACAAACATGGTCGAAACGTTCTTCGCATCGTCGGAAAGTTCTTTCCAG CTCGAAGCGTGACGAACGAGGCTGTGAACAAGTACTTGGAGGAGAAAATATTCCCAAAGTTAGGGGAAACGGCTTTCTTCTCGGTGGTGTACGTGCACACAGATGTGAATCGCGGTGACAACTTTCCCGGAATTTCAACCCTCCGATCCATCTACGAGGCAATTCCGACCGCCGTCAAGGATCGGCTTCAAGCTGTTTACTTTCTCCACCCGGGATTGCAGGCCAAGCTCTTCCTCGCCACCTTTGGTCGTCTCCTTTTCACCGGAGG GTTGTACAAGAAGCTAAAATATGTGCAACGGCTGGAGTTTCTATGGAACCAGGTGCGGAGGAATGAGGTGGAGGTTCCGGAGTTTGTGCACGATTATGATGAGGAGCTGGAGTACCGTCCGATCATGGACTATGGATTAGAGAGTGATCACCCCAGAGTCTACGAAGCTTCCTCTTTTGCGTCTTCTACGACGTCGTCTATGCTGGATTGGCCTGCCGTTTCCATGTACTCCATGCGTTGTATTGCCTAG
- the LOC103440225 gene encoding high mobility group B protein 9 isoform X2, translating to MSPVVRREQVLQGVHYPAPLATHEEVVKDAVVFWDTLRRFHFKINTTKFMVPVIGGKELDLHVLYLEVTRRGGFEKVVAEKKWREVVHFFRTQGPLSTPTPSPSSSEKPGPALVEYSPKGKGAKGTKPVNDCPVSVTDEGTGTIDGKFNCGYLVTVKLGSEILSGVLYHSNQQTLAGPPNPTPSPEPVNAIVPYTSTRSGRVAGSRRRRSRRRTDPNHPKPNRSGYNFFFAETHFKLKSLYPNREREFTKMIGESWNKLPAEERLVYQNIGLQDKARYKRELKEYKESLRLKIQTGHGN from the exons ATGTCGCCGGTGGTGAGGAGAGAGCAGGTTCTGCAGGGTGTGCATTATCCAGCACCACTTGCCACTCACGAGGAGGTTGTGAAGGACGCTGTTGTTTTCTGGGACACTCTCCGGCGCTTCCATTTCAAGATCAACACCACCAAGTTTAT GGTTCCTGTGATTGGAGGGAAGGAGCTAGATTTGCACGTGTTATATTTAGAGGTAACAAGGAGGGGTGGCTTTGAGAAG GTAGTTGCAGAGAAGAAATGGAGGGAAGTG GTTCACTTTTTTAGGACACAGGGTCCTTTATCTACCCCCACACCCTCACCCTCATCCTCAG AGAAACCAGGACCGGCGCTGGTGGAATATTCTCCCAAAGGTAAAGGTGCCAAAGGAACCAAACCCGTAAATGATTGTCCGGTTTCGGTCACTGATGAAG GTACTGGAACAATTGATGGGAAATTCAATTGCGGCTATCTTGTAACGGTGAAGTTGGGTTCGGAGATTCTCAGTGGAGTACTCTACCACTCTAACCAGCAGACTCTAGCCGGTCCTCCTAATCCAACTCCATCCCCCGAACCTGTCAATGCCATTGTACCCTACACGTCCACAAGATCTGGTCGTGTTGCAGGTTCGAGGAGGAGGAGATCAAGGAGGAGGACAGACCCCAACCACCCAAAACCCAACCGGAGCGGCTACAATTTCTTCTTTGCAGAAACGCATTTCAAGCTCAAGTCCCTTTACCCAAACAGAGAGAGGGAGTTTACCAAGATGATTGGCGAGTCTTGGAACAAACTCCCTGCAGAAGAGAGGCTG gtTTACCAGAATATTGGGCTGCAAGACAAAGCAAGATACAAGAGAGAGTTGAAAGAGTACAAGGAAAGTTTGCGGCTCAAGATTCAGACAGGCCATGGAAACTAA
- the LOC103440225 gene encoding high mobility group B protein 9 isoform X1 yields MSPVVRREQVLQGVHYPAPLATHEEVVKDAVVFWDTLRRFHFKINTTKFMVPVIGGKELDLHVLYLEVTRRGGFEKVVAEKKWREVVGVFMFSPTTTSASFVLRKHYSTLLYHYEQVHFFRTQGPLSTPTPSPSSSEKPGPALVEYSPKGKGAKGTKPVNDCPVSVTDEGTGTIDGKFNCGYLVTVKLGSEILSGVLYHSNQQTLAGPPNPTPSPEPVNAIVPYTSTRSGRVAGSRRRRSRRRTDPNHPKPNRSGYNFFFAETHFKLKSLYPNREREFTKMIGESWNKLPAEERLVYQNIGLQDKARYKRELKEYKESLRLKIQTGHGN; encoded by the exons ATGTCGCCGGTGGTGAGGAGAGAGCAGGTTCTGCAGGGTGTGCATTATCCAGCACCACTTGCCACTCACGAGGAGGTTGTGAAGGACGCTGTTGTTTTCTGGGACACTCTCCGGCGCTTCCATTTCAAGATCAACACCACCAAGTTTAT GGTTCCTGTGATTGGAGGGAAGGAGCTAGATTTGCACGTGTTATATTTAGAGGTAACAAGGAGGGGTGGCTTTGAGAAG GTAGTTGCAGAGAAGAAATGGAGGGAAGTGGTAGGTGTTTTCATGTTCTCCCCAACAACAACAAGCGCTTCGTTTGTGTTGAGGAAACACTACTCAACCCTTCTTTACCATTACGAACAGGTTCACTTTTTTAGGACACAGGGTCCTTTATCTACCCCCACACCCTCACCCTCATCCTCAG AGAAACCAGGACCGGCGCTGGTGGAATATTCTCCCAAAGGTAAAGGTGCCAAAGGAACCAAACCCGTAAATGATTGTCCGGTTTCGGTCACTGATGAAG GTACTGGAACAATTGATGGGAAATTCAATTGCGGCTATCTTGTAACGGTGAAGTTGGGTTCGGAGATTCTCAGTGGAGTACTCTACCACTCTAACCAGCAGACTCTAGCCGGTCCTCCTAATCCAACTCCATCCCCCGAACCTGTCAATGCCATTGTACCCTACACGTCCACAAGATCTGGTCGTGTTGCAGGTTCGAGGAGGAGGAGATCAAGGAGGAGGACAGACCCCAACCACCCAAAACCCAACCGGAGCGGCTACAATTTCTTCTTTGCAGAAACGCATTTCAAGCTCAAGTCCCTTTACCCAAACAGAGAGAGGGAGTTTACCAAGATGATTGGCGAGTCTTGGAACAAACTCCCTGCAGAAGAGAGGCTG gtTTACCAGAATATTGGGCTGCAAGACAAAGCAAGATACAAGAGAGAGTTGAAAGAGTACAAGGAAAGTTTGCGGCTCAAGATTCAGACAGGCCATGGAAACTAA
- the LOC103440223 gene encoding U11/U12 small nuclear ribonucleoprotein 25 kDa protein isoform X1, translating to MESDAKGKAEISVEGYKESNIKKARLQSTLAALVNDPILSDVPKKPTLSDVDTLISLELGSAMRISVLKLDGTFFDVAVMNSATVKDLKLAIRKKINEMEQSKMGHRHISWKHVWRNFCLSYHNEKLLDDNAPVQHFGIHNHSQVHFVPHIALKDSRKHSKRRRHRFFHGLSKLS from the exons ATGGAGTCGGATGCGAAGGGGAAGGCGGAGATAAGCGtggaaggatacaaggaaagcAACATAAAGAAAGCCAGGTTGCAGTCGACGCTTGCTGCCCTTGTCAATGATCCTATACTTTCCGACGTTCCCAAAAAACCAACCTTATCCGACGTCGACACTCTCATCAGCCTCGAATTGGGCAGCGCCATGCGCATCTCCGTCCTCAAGCTCGACGGCACTTTCTTCG ATGTGGCAGTGATGAATTCTGCAACGGTGAAGGACCTTAAGCTTGCAATCAGGAAGAAAATCAATGAGATGGAGCAATCCAAGATGGGTCACCGCCACATTTCATG GAAGCACGTTTGGAGGAATTTTTGCCTCTCATACCACAATGAGAAGCTACTTGATGACAATGCTCCAGTTCAGCATTTTGGCATACACAATCATTCTCAG GTGCATTTTGTTCCTCATATTGCTCTCAAGGATTCTCGTAAGCATTCGAAGAGGAGGAGACACCGCTTCTTTCACGGCCTCAGCAAGCTTTCTTGA
- the LOC103440223 gene encoding U11/U12 small nuclear ribonucleoprotein 25 kDa protein isoform X2, with product MESDAKGKAEISVEGYKESNIKKARLQSTLAALVNDPILSDVPKKPTLSDVDTLISLELGSAMRISVLKLDGTFFVMNSATVKDLKLAIRKKINEMEQSKMGHRHISWKHVWRNFCLSYHNEKLLDDNAPVQHFGIHNHSQVHFVPHIALKDSRKHSKRRRHRFFHGLSKLS from the exons ATGGAGTCGGATGCGAAGGGGAAGGCGGAGATAAGCGtggaaggatacaaggaaagcAACATAAAGAAAGCCAGGTTGCAGTCGACGCTTGCTGCCCTTGTCAATGATCCTATACTTTCCGACGTTCCCAAAAAACCAACCTTATCCGACGTCGACACTCTCATCAGCCTCGAATTGGGCAGCGCCATGCGCATCTCCGTCCTCAAGCTCGACGGCACTTTCTTCG TGATGAATTCTGCAACGGTGAAGGACCTTAAGCTTGCAATCAGGAAGAAAATCAATGAGATGGAGCAATCCAAGATGGGTCACCGCCACATTTCATG GAAGCACGTTTGGAGGAATTTTTGCCTCTCATACCACAATGAGAAGCTACTTGATGACAATGCTCCAGTTCAGCATTTTGGCATACACAATCATTCTCAG GTGCATTTTGTTCCTCATATTGCTCTCAAGGATTCTCGTAAGCATTCGAAGAGGAGGAGACACCGCTTCTTTCACGGCCTCAGCAAGCTTTCTTGA
- the LOC114826406 gene encoding glutathione S-transferase-like, whose translation MATPVKVYGPPLSTAVSRVLACLHEKGVDYQLISVNMAKGEHKKPDYLKIQPFGQVPAFEDEDISLFESRAICRYICNKYADKGNKGLYGMNPLAKASIDQWLEAEGQSFSPPSSTLVFQLAFAPRMKLKQDEGVIRQNEEKLAKVLDVYEKRLGGSRFLAGDEFSLADLSHLPNTQYLVNATDRGELITSRENVGRWWSEISSRESWQKVVEMQKPT comes from the exons ATGGCGACTCCGGTGAAGGTGTACGGACCACCGTTATCGACGGCGGTGTCAAGAGTGTTGGCCTGTCTCCATGAGAAAGGGGTGGACTATCAGCTCATTTCCGTCAACATGGCCAAAGGCGAGCACAAGAAGCCCGACTACCTCAAGATTCAG CCATTCGGACAAGTACCAGCTTTTGAAGACGAAGACATCTCCCTCTTCG AATCCAGAGCCATATGCCGGTACATATGTAACAAGTATGCAGATAAGGGAAACAAGGGTTTGTACGGAATGAATCCATTGGCGAAAGCCTCAATAGATCAGTGGCTGGAGGCCGAAGGGCAGAGCTTCAGCCCTCCGAGCTCAACGCTGGTGTTTCAGCTAGCATTTGCGCCGAGAATGAAGCTGAAGCAAGACGAGGGAGTGATAAGGCAGAACGAAGAGAAGCTTGCCAAGGTGCTGGATGTGTACGAAAAGAGGCTGGGGGGGAGCCGGTTCTTGGCGGGGGATGAATTCTCGCTGGCTGATCTGTCGCACTTGCCCAACACGCAGTACCTGGTGAATGCCACGGACAGGGGAGAGCTGATTACTTCGAGAGAGAATGTGGGAAGGTGGTGGTCTGAGATATCGAGCCGGGAGTCGTGGCAGAAGGTGGTTGAGATGCAAAAGCCTACTTAA
- the LOC114826407 gene encoding mediator of RNA polymerase II transcription subunit 30-like, with product MEEKDANELTASPQTTQELAMEGQKHLEETIEAAFQILSSMNDELCNPTLWSSTGTASSNAANGPSSHSNGVNNGDSSSSENTSSHYHGDLVGAGGPGTGGALEEARFRYKKSVGWLRAVLAAIPKSQKATYKTSSTAVGSESPADEAEIEKLDERATNLRKELANKNLYIKFLIDQLRDLITDISTWQSPCSV from the exons ATGGAAGAGAAGGATGCCAATGAATTAACAGCAAGCCCTCAGACGACGCAAGAGCTAGCAATGGAAGGCCAGAAGCATCTAGAAGAAACCATCGAGGCAGCTTTCCAGATCCTCTCCTCCATGAACGACGAGCTCTGCAACCCCACCTTGTGGTCCTCCACCGGCACCGCCTCCTCTAACGCTGCAAATGGCCCTTCCTCCCACTCTAATGGCGTCAATAACGGCGATTCGTCTTCTTCTGAAAACACTTCTTCCCATTACCATGGAGACTTGGTTGGCGCTGGTGGTCCTGGCACCGGTGGAGCTCTTGAGGAGGCTCGATTTCGGTATAAGAAATCTGTGGGCTGGCTTCGTGCCGTTCTCGCCGCAATTCCCAAATCTCAGAAG GCAACATACAAAACTAGTTCAACTGCAGTCGGTTCAGAATCACCGGCAGATGAAGCTGAAATTGAGAAGTTAGATGAGCGAGCCACCAATTTGAGAAAG gaGCTTGCGAACAAGAATTTGTATATCAAATTTCTAATAGATCAACTACGGGATCTTATCACTGACATATCAACTTGGCAAAGTCCTTGTTCCGTCTGA
- the LOC114826408 gene encoding mechanosensitive ion channel protein 8-like: MAAREGQVLPKIDGGDASSSKDTETAPNVDGEAAPRSPIIHGSPENPTESVQRRSRDLPGASSSPGGAPEIVRCSPNASPRSSWKPPVSKTKSRLFDPPPEEPCVKSDRVAGSGRTPRRDDDASAFDDDDLEDIPDEYKKIKFDALTLVQWVSLVIVIAALVCNLWIPVIRKKTLWNLPLWKWEILVLALICGRLVSGWGIRVIVFLVERNFLLRKRVLYFVYGLRRSVQNCLWLGLVLLVWRLIFDKKVEEKTKHRILPYVTKILVCFLFMTLIWLLKTILVKVLALYFHVNAFFDRIQEALFTQYVFETLSGPPMFERQHTREEEKAAAAEIREFQKAGVAMPRDLRATLFPRTRSGRVVGSGSHNSPRVGKSPAVSRPMSESQDEEIPVDHLQKLNQKNVSAWSMRRMVNIIRHGSLTTLDEQILNSNVGDESSLKITTECQAKEAARKIFMRVAKPGFPHICLEDLMRFMNKDEALKTLHLFGAASEHDKIGKTALKNWVVNAFKERRALALSLTDTKTAVDELHKIINVLVSIVIVIIWLIILGVHVSHYLLLISSQLLLLAFIFGNTCKMVFEAIIFLFVRHPFDVGDRCEVDGVQMVVEEMNILTTVFLKYDNQKIIYPNSVLATKGIANYHRSPDTVEFIDFCVHIATPMEKVATMKERLKKYMKSRKDHWHDDPLLVTRDVLDLNRLMISVWPTHKMNYQDIEERWRRRSLLVEEMIKVFRELDIEYRLLPIDINVRAMPSLTSDRRPSNWTTSAPKPAS, translated from the exons ATGGCAGCGAGGGAAGGACAAGTTCTACCCAAGATCGACGGCGGTGATGCTTCTTCCAGCAAAGATACAGAGACTGCACCAAATGTCGACGGAGAAGCAGCTCCAAGGTCGCCAATAATTCACGGCTCCCCAGAGAACCCTACTGAATCAGTCCAACGGAGAAGCAGAGATCTGCCGGGAGCTTCCTCCAGCCCGGGCGGAGCTCCCGAGATTGTCCGATGCAGCCCCAATGCCTCCCCCCGAAGCTCCTGGAAACCGCCGGTGAGCAAGACCAAGTCCAGGCTGTTCGACCCACCACCTGAGGAACCGTGTGTGAAATCGGACAGAGTTGCGGGCTCCGGACGAACTCCGCGGAGAGATGACGACGCTTCGGCTTTCGATGACGACGACCTCGAAGACATTCCAGATGAGTATAAGAAGATCAAGTTCGATGCCCTCACATTGGTTCAGTGGGTGAGTCTTGTTATCGTTATAGCTGCTTTAGTTTGCAATCTATGGATTCCAGTAATAAGGAAGAAAACTTTGTGGAATCTTCCGCTGTGGAAGTGGGAAATTCTGGTTCTGGCGTTGATTTGTGGTCGTTTGGTTTCGGGTTGGGGAATTCGGGTGATTGTGTTCCTTGTAGAGCGAAATTTCTTGTTGCGAAAACGGGTTTTGTATTTCGTATACGGTTTAAGGAGATCTGTTCAGAATTGTCTGTGGTTAGGATTGGTTTTGTTGGTATGGCGCTTGATTTTTGATAAGAAGGTGGAGGAGAAGACCAAGCATAGGATTTTGCCTTATGTGACCAAGATTTTGGTATGTTTTCTTTTTATGACATTGATTTGGCTGCTGAAGACAATACTTGTTAAGGTTCTTGCCTTGTATTTCCATGTCAACGCCTTTTTCGACCGGATTCAGGAGGCTTTGTTCACTCAGTATGTGTTTGAGACGCTATCTGGTCCCCCTATGTTTGAAAGGCAACACACACGGGAAGAGGAAAAGGCCGCGGCAGCTGAGATTAGGGAGTTTCAGAAGGCCGGGGTTGCTATGCCTCGTGATCTCAGGGCAACTCTTTTTCCGAGGACAAGGAGTGGGAGAGttgtagggagtggaagccataATAGCCCCAGAGTAGGGAAGAGTCCCGCGGTTTCTAGGCCAATGTCTGAGAGCCAAGATGAGGAAATCCCGGTTGATCACTTGCAAAAGCTAAATCAGAAGAATGTGTCGGCCTGGAGTATGAGGAGGATGGTAAACATCATACGGCACGGATCCTTAACCACTCTAGATGAACAAATACTGAACTCCAATGTGGGAGACGAGTCTTCTTTGAAGATTACAACTGAATGTCAAGCAAAAGAGGCAGCCAGGAAGATATTCATGAGAGTAGCCAAGCCAGGGTTCCC ACACATTTGCCTGGAGGATTTGATGCGGTTTATGAATAAAGATGAAGCTTTGAAGACGCTTCATCTCTTTGGTGCAGCAAGTGAACATGACAAAATCGGGAAGACCGCTCTTAAAAATTGGGTG GTCAATGcatttaaagaaagaagagcacTAGCATTGTCTTTGACTGATACAAAAACAGCTGTGGACGAActccataaaattataaatgtCCTTGTATCTATTGTCATTGTGATAATCTGGCTAATTATTCTTGGGGTTCATGTCAGCCACTACCTTCTCTTAATAAGCTCCCAGCTTCTTTTGCTTGCATTCATCTTTGGGAACACATGTAAGATGGTTTTTGAAGCAATCATCTTTCTATTTGTAAGGCATCCGTTTGATGTGGGTGATCGCTGTGAAGTGGATGGAGTCCAG ATGGTAGTTGAAGAGATGAATATATTAACTACAGTCTTTCTGAAGTATGATAACCAGAAGATCATATACCCTAACAGTGTTCTTGCGACCAAGGGAATTGCTAATTATCATCGTAGTCCTGACACGGTTGAATTTATTGATTTCTGTGTTCATATCGCAACTCCTATGGAGAAGGTGGCCACTATGAAAGAAAGACTAAAGAA GTATATGAAAAGCAGGAAGGATCACTGGCATGATGATCCGTTGCTGGTCACAAGGGATGTGCTGGATTTGAACAGACTGATGATATCGGTATGGCCGACACACAAGATGAACTATCAGGACATAGAGGAGAGATGGAGGAGGAGAAGCCTTTTGGTCGAAGAGATGATCAAAGTATTCAGAGAGCTCGATATTGAGTACCGGTTACTGCCTATTGACATCAACGTCCGAGCCATGCCAAGTTTAACCTCCGACAGACGTCCTTCAAATTGGACAACCAGTGCCCCGAAGCCAGCAAGTTAA
- the LOC103410417 gene encoding mechanosensitive ion channel protein 8-like: MATREGEVVVKIDDSDGSCSTETDTAPYNGEPAPRTPVIQGSPEKLTESFRRRSKELPEAPSSSDGAEAVIQCSSNASFSRSPWKPPMSKTKSRLLDLPEEVSLKSDRTAASGRSHGKDDDASAFDDPDLEDIPEEYRKWKFSALTLLQWVSLVIVIAALVCNLWIPILKKQTLWDLPLWKWEILVLALICGRLVSGWGIRVVVFFVERNFLLRKRVLYFVYGLRKSVQNCLWLGLVLLAWHLIFDKKVQEKTKSRILPYVTKILVCFLVGTLIWLLKTILVKVLALSFHVNAFFDRIQEALFNQYVLETLSGPPMFERRPSLEEEIAAAAEIQEFQKAGAAMPRDLRATLLHGARSGRVVGSGHQNSPRVGKSPTVSRPASGKQDEGIPVDHLHKLNQKNVSAWNMRKMVNIIRHGALTTLDEQILDSDMGDNSSLMITTESQAKDAARKIFFRVAKPGSPYIYLKDLMQFLVKDEALKTFRLFGAASEDDKISKTALRNWVVNAFKDRRALAFSLNDTKTAVDELHNILNVLVTIVILIIWLIILDVHFTHFLLLMSSQLLLVVFIFGNTCKTVFEAIIFLFVMHPFDVGDRCEVDGVQMVVEEMNILTTVFLKFDNHKIIYPNSVLATKAIANYRRSPDMGDAIDFCVHISTPLERVATMKGRIQRYIEDKKDHWYDAPMLIMRDVEELNKLKISVWLTHKMNHQDMLERWHRRSLLIEEMIKVFRELDIEYRLLPLDVNIRAMPSSTSNKFPSN, translated from the exons atggCAACGAGGGAAGGAGAAGTGGTAGTCAAGATCGACGATAGCGACGGTTCTTGTAGCACAGAAACAGACACTGCACCGTATAACGGAGAACCAGCTCCAAGGACACCAGTAATTCAGGGCTCCCCAGAAAAACTGACTGAATCTTTCCGACGGAGGAGCAAAGAGCTTCCGGAAGCTCCCTCCAGCTCCGACGGAGCTGAGGCTGTCATCCAATGCAGCTCCAACGCCTCCTTCTCCCGAAGCCCCTGGAAACCCCCCATGAGCAAGACAAAGTCCAGGCTTCTCGACCTACCAGAGGAAGTGTCTCTAAAATCCGACAGAACGGCGGCTTCCGGACGATCGCATGGAAAAGACGACGACGCTTCGGCTTTCGACGACCCCGACCTTGAAGACATTCCAGAGGAGTACAGGAAGTGGAAGTTCAGCGCGCTCACGTTGCTTCAGTGGGTGAGTCTTGTTATTGTTATAGCTGCTTTGGTTTGCAATCTTTGGATTCCGATTTTAAAGAAGCAAACTTTGTGGGATCTTCCGCTGTGGAAGTGGGAAATTCTGGTTCTGGCATTGATTTGTGGTCGTTTGGTTTCTGGTTGGGGAATTCGGGTGGTTGTGTTCTTCGTAGAGCGAAATTTCTTGTTGCGAAAACGGGTTTTGTATTTCGTTTATGGATTAAGGAAATCGGTGCAGAATTGTCTCTGGTTGGGTTTGGTCTTGTTGGCGTGGCACTTGATATTTGATAAGAAGGTGCAGGAGAAGACCAAGAGTAGGATTTTGCCTTATGTGACCAAGATTCTTGTGTGTTTTCTGGTTGGGACATTGATTTGGCTGCTGAAGACGATACTTGTTAAGGTTCTTGCCTTGTCTTTCCATGTCAACGCATTTTTCGATCGAATTCAGGAGGCTTTGTTCAATCAGTATGTGTTGGAGACACTTTCAGGCCCCCCTATGTTTGAAAGGCGACCGTCACTAGAAGAGGAAATAGCCGCGGCAGCTGAGATTCAGGAGTTTCAGAAAGCGGGGGCTGCTATGCCTCGTGATCTCAGGGCAACTCTTCTTCACGGGGCAAGGAGTGGGAGAGTTGTAGGGAGTGGACACCAAAATAGCCCCAGAGTAGGGAAGAGTCCCACGGTTTCTAGGCCAGCATCTGGGAAGCAAGATGAAGGCATCCCGGTTGATCACTTGCATAAGCTAAACCAAAAGAATGTGTCGGCTTGGAATATGAGAAAAATGGTAAACATCATCCGGCACGGGGCCTTAACCACTCTAGATGAACAGATACTGGACTCTGATATGGGAGACAACTCTTCTTTGATGATTACAACTGAATCTCAAGCAAAAGATGCAGCCAGGAAGATATTTTTCAGAGTAGCCAAGCCGGGGTCTCC ATACATTTACCTCAAGGATTTGATGCAGTTTTTGGTTAAAGATGAAGCTTTAAAGACATTTCGTCTCTTTGGTGCAGCAAGTGAAGATGACAAAATCAGCAAGACCGCTCTTAGGAATTGGGTG GTCAATGCATTTAAAGACAGAAGAGCACTAGCATTTTCTTTGAACGATACAAAAACAGCTGTGGATGAACTCCATAACATTTTAAACGTCCTTGTAACTATCGTCATTTTGATAATCTGGCTTATTATACTTGATGTTCATTTCACCCACTTCCTTCTCTTAATGAGCTCCCAGCTTCTTTTGGTTGTATTTATCTTCGGGAACACATGCAAGACTGTTTTTGAAGCAATCATCTTTCTATTTGTAATGCACCCGTTTGATGTGGGTGATCGTTGTGAAGTGGATGGAGTCCAG ATGGTAGTTGAAGAAATGAATATATTAACTACGGTCTTTCTGAAGTTTGATAACCACAAGATCATATACCCTAACAGTGTTCTTGCTACCAAGGCAATTGCTAACTATCGTCGTAGTCCTGACATGGGCGATGCTATTGATTTTTGTGTGCATATTTCAACTCCTTTGGAGAGGGTGGCTACTATGAAAGGAAGAATACAGAG GTATATTGAAGACAAGAAGGACCACTGGTACGACGCTCCAATGTTGATCATGAGGGATGTGGAGGAGTTGAACAAACTGAAGATATCGGTATGGCTGACACACAAGATGAACCATCAGGACATGCTGGAGAGATGGCACAGGAGGAGCCTTTTGATCGAAGAGATGATCAAAGTGTTCAGAGAGCTAGATATCGAGTACCGGTTACTGCCTCTCGATGTCAACATCCGAGCCATGCCAAGTTCAACGTCCAACAAGTTTCCTTCAAATTGA